In Oscillospiraceae bacterium, the genomic window GCAGTTCGGCAAAAAAGGCGCAAATAAGAGAAGATTCCCCGGAATGGGATTTTAACGGTTTCAATCCGATTCGTTAACGAACGGTTGAACATAAATCATCAACAACACACAAATTTGGAGGAATTCAAATGTCAGTCAAAATCAGATTAAAGCGCACCGGCGCAAAAAAGGCCCCGTCTTACCGCGTTGTCGTGGCGGATTCGAGATTCCCGCGCGACGGCAGATTCATTGAGGAAATCGGTTTTTATAACCCGCTCACCGAACCCTCTGTGTTTCAGGTAGATGGCGAAAAGGCCAAGAAATGGATCGCCAACGGCGCACAGCCGACCGATACCGTCAGAGTGCTGTTGAAGAAAAACGGCATCATCGAATAATCTAAGGGTTTTCTCCGAAAGGTGAAAGATCCGGAAAGGCATACCCGTAATGGAAGAATTCATCACTTTACTTTTCAACGGGATCGTCACCAGTCCCGATGAGATATCCATCG contains:
- the rpsP gene encoding 30S ribosomal protein S16 codes for the protein MSVKIRLKRTGAKKAPSYRVVVADSRFPRDGRFIEEIGFYNPLTEPSVFQVDGEKAKKWIANGAQPTDTVRVLLKKNGIIE